From Microbacterium sp. CGR2:
ATTCATGGGCGCAGCCCTGCTGACGATCGCCGCCGCATTCGCCGTCACCGTGTCGACGAACACCGGCCAACCACTTCTCGGCGCGATCCTGTTCCCGGTGGGCTTCGTCATCCTCTACCTGCTCGGATTCGACCTCCTCACCGGTGTCTTCACGCTTGCGCCCCTCGCCGTCCTCGACCGCCGCCCCGGCGCCACCATCGGCGCGGTGCTGCGGAACTGGGGACTGGTGTTCATCGGGAACTTCGGTGGCGCATTCCTGGTCGCGGTGCTGATGGCGATCTACTTCACGTACGGTTTCACGACGGCGCCGAGCGCGGTCGGCGACGCGATCGGCGAGATCGGTCACGGCCGGACCCTGGGCTACGCGGAGCACGGCGCAGGGGGAATGCTCACGCTGTTCATCCGCGGGGTGCTCTGCAACTGGATGGTGTCCACCGGTGTGGTGCTCGCGATGATCTCGGACAACGTCGTCGGGAAGATCGTCGCCATGTGGTTGCCCATCATGCTGTTCTTCTACATGGGCTTCGAGCACTCCATCGTGAACATGTTCCTCTTCCCCTCGGGCCTCCTCCTCGGCGCCGACTTCACGATCATGGACTATCTCATCTGGAACGAGATCCCGACCGTCCTCGGCAACCTCGTCGGTGGCCTGCTGTTCGTCGCCATCCCGCTCTACATCACGTACGGTCGCACCGCGACCCGCAAGGTGCGCGTTCGGCGCGGCAAGGATGCCCGGTCCACGGAGGGCGTCGCAGTCCTCGTGGCATCGGGCGTCGCGGCTACTTCTGCCCCTCGTGCGGATGCAGAAGCCCACGGTGTCCCCGAAGCCACAGCAGAGCCGGCTGCGGAGCCGGCGAACGTCGGCTGAGCAGCAGACGATGGCCCGGCGAGTTCGCGCTCGCCGGGCCATCGCGGTCCCGACCTCGGCAGTGCCGAGACTCAGATCTCGGTGACCGCGAGACGATAGCCGCGCTTGACCACTGTCTGCACCAGATCGACCCCGGACAGCGCCTCTCGCAGACGGGCGACCGCCACCTCGACGGCGTGTCCGTTGCGGTCGCCGCCCGGCAGCACCCGGCTGATCTCGGCGCGGGACAGCACCCGCCCTCCCGCCACGAAAAGCGCCTCGACGAGGCCCGCAGACGTGCGTGACAGCGGGATGAACCGGCCGTCGAGGAGAACACCGCCGCTGCGCACGGCGAGGCGCCCGGCATCCGTCTGGATCCACGGCGCCCGGCCGCCGCCGAAGTGGGCGATCACGCAGCGCGCGAGCGAGCCGAGCCGGCCGCGGTCCGCGACGATCGTCTCAAGGTCTGCGGCGATGAGCGGCCCCGCGGTGATCGGACCCACGGCCGCCAGCAGCAGGCGCCCCGTGGCCGCACGACGCCGGATGCCGTCGAGTGCGCCGGCTTCCTCGGCGACCGCGAGCCACGACGCCGCACCCGGAGCCGAGGTGAACAGGACGGCATCGGCCTCTCCGGTCCCCGCCTGAAGCGCGGAGCGACGCACGACCTCGGGATCCGGTGGGGGCCCCCACCGATACACCGTGACGCTGACCACGTCGGCACCCGCCCCCGCGAGGAGCTCGTCGAGCCCATCGGACCCCGCGCCGTGGTGCTGCACGACGATTCGCTTCCCGGCGATTCCCGAAGCGAGCAGGTACTCCCCCACTTCCGCGGAGGTCTCCGAATCCGCCACCCAGTCCGCCGTGAACCCGGCCTGCTGGATCGCTCCGTGCGCTTTGGGTCCCCTCGCGACGAAATGCGCACCACGAAGCGCCGCATCGACGCGCTCGTCGAGACCGTGCTCGTGAGCGGCATCCATCCACCCGCGGAAGCCGACGCCCGTGGTCACGACGACGATGTCAGGCGGGTCAGCGATGAGGTGCTCGGTGCGTCGCATCAGCTCGGCATCGTCGGCGTTGGCGACGATGCTCAGGGCCGGCGCCCGGTGCACCTGCGCCCCCCGCCGTTCCAGCGCCGTGGCGAGGTCGACCGAACGACGATCCGCCGCCACGATGATGGTGCAGCCGGCGAGTGCGGAGTCGAGTGTCGACGCCACCGTCACGCGCGAGCCTCGGCGAACTGCGATGTCGACGGCAGGAGCAGTCCTGCCCGAGCGACGTCGCCGATCACCACGACTGCGGGATTGATCACGTGAGCCTCCTCTGCGTCGGCAACGATAGCGCCGAGAGTGCTCCGGATCGTGCGCTGTCGCGCGGTGTGTCCGTTCTCGACGATTGCGACGGGGCGATCGGCGGGAATGCCGTGGTGCAGTGCTGACGAGGCGAGACGCGGCAAGGCGGCGACGCCCATCAGGACGACGGTCGTCACCGACGTGTCGGCGAGAGACGCGAGCGTGCTCTCGGTGAACGGACCCTGACCGTTGACGACGTGAAGGGCGGATGCCACGCCGCGATGCGTCACCGGGATCCCGGCCGACTGGGGCACGGAGATCGCGCTGCTCACACCCGGCGTGACCGTCACCGGGATGCCGGCCGCTTCGCACGCGAGGACCTCTTCGCCTCCGCGCCCGAGCACGAACGGGTCGCCACCCTTCAGCCGCACGACGCGCCTGCCGGCACGGGCGTGCGCGACCAGGAGTTCGTTGATCTGCGCCTGCGGTACCGGGTGGTGCCCCGGACGCTTCCCCACATCGATGACCAAGACCTTCGGTCCGAGCTGGGCACGGATCTCGTCCGCGGGTCCGAGCCGATCGACGACGACGACATCAGCCTCGGCCAGCAGCCGATGCGCGCGCAGGGTCATCAGATCCGCGGGGCCGGGCCCACCGCCCACGAGATCGACCCGCCCCGCTCGCCGGACAGTCGAGGGGCGCGTCGTGAGCGGGCTCGCCCGCCGTAGGAACGGGAGCCTCACGCGTGCACCTCCTGTCCGGTACCGGCTGCTGTTGCTGCGGCGACTGTGGTTTCCGAGAGGTCGAGCAGCACGGACCCGTCGACCACTCGGATCGGCCAGACGCGCAACGTCGCATCCGGCTTCCCCTGCGTCTCGAGGCAGACGCCGGTGCGTAGATCGAACACCTGTTTGTGCAAGGGTGAGGCGACCGTCGGAGCATCCCCTCGACTTCCGACGATCCCGCGCGAGATGACGTTGGCGCCGCTGTAGGGATCGAGATTCGACACGGCGTGCACGGCACCGTCCGCGAGGAGGAAGAGAGCCACCTGCTCACTGCCGAGAAGCGCGGCACGACCGCGTTCGACCTCCAGGTCGGTGAGGGCGCAGACCCGGACCATCGTGTGTTCCGCGGTGCCGATCATCGCCGCACCTCCAGAGCCGTGCCGGCGATGAGCACGGCACCCGACCGTCGCTCCTCCGTCGTGGCGGGTCGGATCTGACCGCGCTCGGCCACGTAGGCCAGCGAGGGATCCGGGGTATCCGCAGCGTTGACGAACGACCGGAACCTCTCGAGCTTCTGCGGGTCGCGCAGCGTCGCCGCCCACTCGTCCTCATAGCGTTCGACGTGGATCGCCATCGCGGCGTCCAGGTCGTCGCAGATTCCGAGGCTGTCATCGAAGATCACCGAGCGGAGGCCGTCGAGCCCGCCCTCGAGGTCCTCGCACCAGGGGGCTGTGCGCTGAAGACGATCAGCTGTCCGGATGTAATACATGAAGAACCGATCGATCGCCCTGATGAGTCCCTCGTCGTCCAGATCGGAGGCGAGAAGCTGCGCGTGCCGCGGTGTGAACCCTCCGTTGCCGCCGACGTACATGTTCCAGCCCGTCTCGGTCGCGATCACGCCGACGTCCTTCGAGCGCGCCTCCGCGCATTCGCGGGCGCACCCGGAGACCCCGAGTTTCAGCTTGTGCGGCGCACGCAGCCCGCGGTACCGCAGCTCCAGCTTCACCGCCATCCCCACGGCATCCAGTACTCCGAATCGACACCAGGTCGAGCCGACACAGGACTTCACGGTGCGCAGCGACTTGCCGTAGGCGTGTCCGGACTCGAACCCTGCGTCGACGAGCCGCTCCCAGATCATCGGGAGCTGTTCGAGACGGGCGCCGAACATGTCGATCCGCTGGCCGCCGGTGATCTTCGTGTACAGGGCGAAGTCCTTGGCGATCTGACCGATCGCCAGCAGGCCGTCCGGAGTGACCTCGCCACCCGGCATCCGCGGCACCACCGAATAGGTGCCGTCCTTCTGCATGTTCGCCATGACGTGATCGTTGGTGTCCTGCAGGGCCGCGTTCTCTCCCTCGAGCACGTGCCCGCCGACGAGGGACGAGAGAATGCTGGCGATCGCCGGCTTGCAGATGTCGCAGCCGCGGCCACGGCCGAACCGCTCGACGATCGAGCTGAACGTCGACAGCTCCGCCACCCGGACGGCGTCGAACAACTGTCGCCGCGACATGTCGAAGTGCTCGCACAGCGCATTCGAGACCGTCTGTCCGAGTTTGGTGAGTTCCTGCCCGACGACCTTCTTGACCATGAGGACGCAGGAACCGCACGTCGCGCCCGCCTTCGTGCAGCCCTTCACTGCGGCGGCATCCCGGCATCCTTCCTCGTGCACGGCCTGGCGGATGCGCCCCGCGGACACGTTCGAGCACGAGCAGACGACAGCCTCATCCGGAAGCTCTCCGCCCGGAGCCTCATTGCCGCCCTCCGGCAGAAGGTAGGCCGACGGGTCTGCGCCGAGCTTCGCCCCGACGAGAGGACGCAGCGCTCCGTATGCCGCGGCGTCGCCGACCAGGATGCCGCCGAGCAGCGTCTGTGCGTCATCCGACAGCACGAGCTTCTTGTACACGCCCGCCACCGGGTCTGCATAGACGACGTCGAGGGCGTCCGGGGTGCGGGCGAGCGCATCGCCGAAACTGGCCACGTCGACGCCGGACAGCTTGAGCTTCGCGGATTCGTCGTAGCCGGGGAAACTCGCGTCGCCTCCGAGCAAGCGGGTGGCCGCCACCTCCGCCATCGCGTAACCGGGCGCGACCAGACCGACGCACCGGTCGTCGAAGTTCGCCACCTCGCCGATCGCGAGGATGTCCGGGTCGGAGGTCGAGCATCTTTCGTCGATCAGCACGCCGCCGCGTGGGTGCACATCCAGTTCTGCGTTCCTGGCCAGCTCGTCGCGAGGTCGCACACCGACGGTGAAGACGACGACATCCGCGCGCTCGAACGACCCGTCCTGGAACTCCAGAGCGGTCACGGCACCGGACTCGTCCGGGTCGAGCCGCGTGGTCCGAGCCTGGGTGCGCACCCGGATCCCCCGGGCCTCGAGGAGCCGCTTCAACATCCCGCCACCGGCCTGGTCGAGCTGCGCGGACATCAGTCGATCCGAGTACTGCACGACGGTGGTGTCCACCTCCAGCCCCTGCAGCGCCCCCGCGGCTTCGAGACCGAGCAGCCCTCCGCCGATGACCGCGCCGCGCAGGGGACGACCGAGCATCTGCGAACGCTTCGCCACGAACTCGCGCAAGGACTGGACATCGTCGAGCGTGCGATACACGAAGCAGCCGGGGAGATCCGCCCCGTCCACGGCTACTCTCGCCGCGAACGAGCCGGTGGCGAGGACGAGCGTGTCGTAGCCGTATGTGCGCCGCGACCGGGTCCGTACCGACCGCGCGCCGCGATCGATGTGCAGCACCCGGTCGTTCGTCACCAGTCGGACGCGCGCATCCTTGAACACCGACCGGTCGAGTTGAAGGTCGTCGGGGGTCGCCCCGGAGAAGAAGCTCGTCAGTCCGACGCGATCGTAGGGCCCCCGCCCTTCGTCGCCGATCACCGTCACTCGCACGTCGGCATCGGCGCGGCTGAGCAGGCTCTCCACGAAGCGATGCGCCACCATCCCGGCGCCGATGACCAGGATGTCTTTCGTCGAGGGTGCGGTGTCGTCCATGGGGCTCCTGTCGACCGGGGGAAGTGTCGTGCTGGCGACGATAGGAGCGGCGTGTTTCCCCCGTGTGCTTCTGCGTGTTTCGCCCGTCGAACGATCTCCTCACAGATCGGTAACGACGGTGTGAGAAGAGCATGACCTCCTCGCCGAGGCGGGCGTACTAGGCTGAGCCTCGTCCTTTCCGCCTCCCGCGGCCCGACCGCGCAAGGAGAATCACGTGTCTGCCACCGAGCCGTCGAAGCCGACTCCCCCCATTCCCGCACCGCCCGCGATGCCGATGCCGCGAAAGGCGCCGACGCCGGCGACCGTCGCGCCGGTCACCACTGCGGCGGTGTCCTCGTCATCCGCCGCCGAATGGGGCAGAGTCGCCGAAGACGGCACCGTCGAGGTCCGCGAGGGGGACACCTGGCGCGTCGTCGGTCAGTACCCTGACGGGACCCCCGACGAGGCCCTCGCCTACTTCGTCCGCAAGTTCGAAGACATCGCTTTCAAGGTGCACGCTCTCGAGCAGCGCCAGCAGGCGGGCGGCGCTTCTGCAAGCGACCTCGCCAAGCAGGCCGGTCACCTCATCGATGAGGCGACGGATGCCGCAGCAGTCGGTGACCTCGCCGGACTCCGTGACCGCCTGAACGCTCTCACCGCCTCGCTGTCCGAGGCGACTGAGCAGGAGCAGCAGCGCGCGAAGGAACTCGTCGACCAAGCGATCGCTGAGCGCACGGCGCTCGTCGAGCGCGCAGAGGCCATCGCCGCGCGCGACCTCAGCAAGGTGCAGTGGAAGCAGGTCACTGCCGAACTGGGAGAGCTGTTCGACGCGTGGCAGGCGCAGCAGCAGAACGGCCCCCGCCTTTCGAAGAGCGTCTCGCAGCAGCTCTGGAAGCGTTTCCGCGACGCGCGTGCGACGGTCGACAAGCACCGTCGGGCGTTCTATGCAGAACTCGATGACACGCACAAGGCTGCCCGCGACGTGAAGTCGCGTCTGGTCGAGCGAGCCGAAGCTCTGGCACCGCGCGGGACTGACGGCATTCCCGCCTATCGCACACTCCTCGACGACTGGAAGGCGGCCGGCCGCGCAGGGCGCAAGGCCGACGACGCCCTCTGGGCCCGCTTCAAGGCAGCCGGAGATGCGCTCTATGCCGCGCGCGCCGAGCAGAGCGCCGCGGAAGAGGCCGAGTCCGCCCCGAAGATCGAAGCTCGCGAGGCTCTCCTCGAAGAGGCCAAGGCCGTCGCCGACGAGTCGAACATCAAGCGCGCACGCGCCCTGCTCACCGGCATCCAACGTCAGTGGGACGAGCTCGGCCGCATCTTCCCCCGGGAGAAGGAACGCGCGCTCGACGACAAGCTGCGCACCATCGAGCAGGCCCTGAAGGCCCGCGAAGAGGTCGACTGGAAGCGGAACAATCCGGAGACCAAGGCTCGCGCGAACGACATGAGCTCGCAGCTGCTCGAGGCCATCGAGAAGCTCGAAGCCGAACTCGCCGCGGCCGAGAAGACCGGCGACAAGAAGGCGGCGAAAGCGGCATCCGACGCGCTCGAGGCGCGTCGCGCGTGGCTGAGCGCTCTCGGCGACTGAGGCGCTTCTCCACAGTTCCGATCATCACCCCCGACGCGGGGTGCGTTGCGCCACACTGGCGTGATGCACCCCGCGTTCTTGTACCTGCCGGGAGCCCGTCTCAGCCAGTCGGAACTCAGCTCCGCACGGATCGACGGGCATGTGGTCGAAGTCGGCGATGCCTACATCCCGGCAGATCTCATCGAAGACGCCGATGTCCGCGCGCAGAGTCTCATCCGACTGGTGCGACCGGGTACGGCGGCTTCCGGACCGACCGCCGCCTGGGTCCACGGGGCCGGTGACGCACCGCCGGTCGTTCACCATGTGAAACGGTCCGTCGAGCGGAGGCTCCGCCCGCACACCAGCGCCCGACTCGTCTTCCACGACAGCCTGCTCGCGGCATCCGACGTCCAGAGGCTCGGCGGCATCGACGTGTCGACTCCAGAGCGCACCATGCTCGATCTCGCGACGACCCTGCATCGCGACCCACGCGTGATGCTCTGGATACAGCGACTCGCGCTGATATTCCCCGAGCTTCCGGCTGCCGCGGGCGATCGTCTGCGCGCGATGCGGCGCGTGCCGGGGAGCCGAGTGGCTCTGAGCGCTCTGGAGCGGCTGGTCGTCAGGACGAGGTGACGCGGTACACGTCGTAGACGGCCTCGATGCGACGCACGGCGTTGAGCACCCGGTCGAGATGCACGGCGTCACCCATCTCGAACACGAACCGGCTCAGCGCCAGGCGCTCGTCGGTCGTCGTCACCGTCGCCGAGAGGATGTTGACGTGATGCTCACTCAACACTCGGGTGACGTCGGAGAGCAGACCGGAGCGATCAAGGGCCTCGACCTGAATCTGTACGCGGAACACACTCTTCGTGGTCGGCGCCCACGACACCTCGACGAAGCGGTCCTGTTCCGAGCTCAGAGCCTTCACGTTGACACAGTCCGCCCGGTGCACGGACACGCCGCTCCCCCGAGTGACGAAGCCGATGATCTCGTCGCCCGGCACCGGCGTGCAGCACTTGGCGACCTTCACCAGGATGTCGGCGGCACCGCGTACCAGAACACCGGAGTCGCCCGAGCGGGGCTCGCGCGTCGGGACACTCCCCGGGAGATCGATGGTGCCCGTGTTCGGTTCGTTCGCCGAGACGAGAGCCGTCACCTTCTCCAGCACGGACTGCGTGGAGACGTGCCCTTCGCCGACCGCGGCGTACAGCGCCGAGACATCTTCATACTTCAGTTGCTGAGCAACTTCGGCGAACGAGTCCTGACTCATCAGCTTCTGCAGCGGCAGGTTCTGGCGGCGCATCGCCCTGGCGATGGCTTCCTTGCCCTGCTCGATGGCCTCTTCACGCCGTTCTTTTGTGAACCAACCGCGGATCTTGTTACGGGCGCGGGTGCTCGCCACGAAGCCGAGCCAGTCCTGGCTGGGACCGGCATCCGGGTTCTTCGAGGTGAACACCTCGACGACATCGCCGCTCTTGAGCTCCGACTCCAGCGGAACCAGACGGCCATTCACCTTGGCGCCCATCGTGCGATGGCCGATCTCGGTGTGCACGGCATAGGCGAAGTCGACCGGAGTGGCACTCGCCGGCAGACCGATCACGCGCCCCTTCGGAGTGAAGACATAGACCTCTTTCGCGCCGATCTCGAAGCGCAGCGAGTCGAGGAACTCTCCCGGGTCGGCCGTCTCCGCCTGCCAGTCGGAGATGTGCGCGAGCCAGGCCATATCCGTGTCGGAGGCCCGTACCTCGGTCTTGCCGCCTCCGTTCATCCGCTCCTTGTACATCCAGTGCGCGGCGACACCGTACTCCGCCTGCTGGTGCATCTCATGGGTGCGGATCTGGATCTCGACCGTACGGCCGGCGGGCCCGATCACGGTGGTGTGCAGCGACTGGTACAGGTTGAACTTGGGCGTCGCGATGTAGTCCTTGAACCGACCGGGCAGCGGCGTCCACCGCGCGTGGATCGCGCCGAGCACCGCATAGCAGTCGCGAACCGACGCGACCAGCACGCGAATGCCGATGAGGTCGTAGATGTCGTCGAACTCGCGCCCTCGCACGACCATCTTCTGGTACACCGAGTAGAGCTGCTTCGGACGACCGAACACCTTGCCGCGGATGCGGAGATCGCGGAGATCTTCATCGATCTCTTCGACGACCTGGCCCAGGTACTTCTCGCGCTGCGGGGTGCGTTGCGCGATCAGGCTGTGGATCTCGTTGTAGATCTTCGGATGCAGCACCGCGAACGACAGATCTTCGAGTTCGGACTTGATGGCCTGGATGCCGAGCCTGTTCGCCAGCGGCGCGTAGATCTCGAGCGTCTCTTTCGCCTTCTTCGCCGCCTTCTCGGGCGGGACGAACCCCCAGGTGCGCGCGTTGTGCAGACGATCCGCGAGCTTGATCAGCAATACACGGATGTCCTTCGACATCGCGACGATCATCTTGCGGACAGTCTCTGCCTGCGCGCTCTCGCCGTACTTGACCTTGTCGAGTTTGGTGACGCCGTCGACGAGCATCGCGACCTCGTCGCCGAACTCTGCGGTCAGGTCAGTGAGGGCGTACCCGGTGTCTTCGACGGTGTCGTGCAGCAACGCGGCAGCGATCGCCCGCGGACCGAGACCGAGTTCGGCGAGGATCTGTGCGACAGCCAGCGGATGCGTGATGTAGGGCTCGCCGCTCTGACGCTTCTGCCCCTCGTGCTTCAACTTGGCGACGGCGTAGGCGCGTTCGATGACGGGGAGATCGCCGCGCGGGTGGTTCGCGCGGACGGTGCGGATCAGGTTGCCGAGGTCATTGACCCGGGGCGCGCGGGAGAAGATCCGGGGGACGAGACGTCGCAGGCTGGAACCCTGCGACGTCGTCTGCGGCTCCGCCATCCGCTCACCTCCCCAATCTGTCTATCTTACGCGCGCAGCGGGAAGCGAGCTTCCCGCTGACAGCGACGCTCAGGCGTTGACCGATGCCTTGCTGCGCGCCTCACGGATGCGAGCATCACGCTCCTTGATCTGCGGCTCGTTCTCTCGGAAGAGCGAGTACAGCGGTGCGGCGACGAACAGAGTCGAGTACGTCGCCACCAGGATGCCGACGAAGATCGACAGCGAGATGTCAGTGAGTGTCTCCGCACCGAGCCAGAACGAGCCGATGAAGAGGATCGCGCCGACCGGCAGTGCGGCGACCACCGAGGTGTTGATCGAGCGCACCAGCGTCTGGTTCACCGCCAGGTTCACCGATTCGCCGAACAAGCGGGCAGACTTCTCCCCGTCTTCCGTCGTGTTCTCTCGAATCTTGTCGAACACCACCGTCGTGTCGTACAACGAGTACGACAGGATCGTCAGGAATCCGATGACCGCAGCCGGCGAGATCTCGAAGCCGGCCAGGGCATAGACGCCGACCGTGATGACGAGGACGTCCAGGAGGCCGATGATCGCCGCGGCCGACATCTTCCACGTGCGGAAGTAGATCGCGAGGATCAGGAATGTCAGTGCCAGGA
This genomic window contains:
- the nirD gene encoding nitrite reductase small subunit NirD; the protein is MIGTAEHTMVRVCALTDLEVERGRAALLGSEQVALFLLADGAVHAVSNLDPYSGANVISRGIVGSRGDAPTVASPLHKQVFDLRTGVCLETQGKPDATLRVWPIRVVDGSVLLDLSETTVAAATAAGTGQEVHA
- a CDS encoding uroporphyrinogen-III synthase, with translation MTVASTLDSALAGCTIIVAADRRSVDLATALERRGAQVHRAPALSIVANADDAELMRRTEHLIADPPDIVVVTTGVGFRGWMDAAHEHGLDERVDAALRGAHFVARGPKAHGAIQQAGFTADWVADSETSAEVGEYLLASGIAGKRIVVQHHGAGSDGLDELLAGAGADVVSVTVYRWGPPPDPEVVRRSALQAGTGEADAVLFTSAPGAASWLAVAEEAGALDGIRRRAATGRLLLAAVGPITAGPLIAADLETIVADRGRLGSLARCVIAHFGGGRAPWIQTDAGRLAVRSGGVLLDGRFIPLSRTSAGLVEALFVAGGRVLSRAEISRVLPGGDRNGHAVEVAVARLREALSGVDLVQTVVKRGYRLAVTEI
- a CDS encoding bifunctional (p)ppGpp synthetase/guanosine-3',5'-bis(diphosphate) 3'-pyrophosphohydrolase, encoding MAEPQTTSQGSSLRRLVPRIFSRAPRVNDLGNLIRTVRANHPRGDLPVIERAYAVAKLKHEGQKRQSGEPYITHPLAVAQILAELGLGPRAIAAALLHDTVEDTGYALTDLTAEFGDEVAMLVDGVTKLDKVKYGESAQAETVRKMIVAMSKDIRVLLIKLADRLHNARTWGFVPPEKAAKKAKETLEIYAPLANRLGIQAIKSELEDLSFAVLHPKIYNEIHSLIAQRTPQREKYLGQVVEEIDEDLRDLRIRGKVFGRPKQLYSVYQKMVVRGREFDDIYDLIGIRVLVASVRDCYAVLGAIHARWTPLPGRFKDYIATPKFNLYQSLHTTVIGPAGRTVEIQIRTHEMHQQAEYGVAAHWMYKERMNGGGKTEVRASDTDMAWLAHISDWQAETADPGEFLDSLRFEIGAKEVYVFTPKGRVIGLPASATPVDFAYAVHTEIGHRTMGAKVNGRLVPLESELKSGDVVEVFTSKNPDAGPSQDWLGFVASTRARNKIRGWFTKERREEAIEQGKEAIARAMRRQNLPLQKLMSQDSFAEVAQQLKYEDVSALYAAVGEGHVSTQSVLEKVTALVSANEPNTGTIDLPGSVPTREPRSGDSGVLVRGAADILVKVAKCCTPVPGDEIIGFVTRGSGVSVHRADCVNVKALSSEQDRFVEVSWAPTTKSVFRVQIQVEALDRSGLLSDVTRVLSEHHVNILSATVTTTDERLALSRFVFEMGDAVHLDRVLNAVRRIEAVYDVYRVTSS
- the cobA gene encoding uroporphyrinogen-III C-methyltransferase, translated to MRLPFLRRASPLTTRPSTVRRAGRVDLVGGGPGPADLMTLRAHRLLAEADVVVVDRLGPADEIRAQLGPKVLVIDVGKRPGHHPVPQAQINELLVAHARAGRRVVRLKGGDPFVLGRGGEEVLACEAAGIPVTVTPGVSSAISVPQSAGIPVTHRGVASALHVVNGQGPFTESTLASLADTSVTTVVLMGVAALPRLASSALHHGIPADRPVAIVENGHTARQRTIRSTLGAIVADAEEAHVINPAVVVIGDVARAGLLLPSTSQFAEARA
- the secF gene encoding protein translocase subunit SecF, with translation MPSMNEFGNNLYSGKTSFPFVGKRRLWFIIAIALVVASALVPLIRPIQFSIEFTGGSQFAVQAPDSVDQETATEAVRTVVPDAVTKVAIVSDRDVRVQTDQMSAEETQQVANALADAYEVEPSAVTSSFIGPAWGESVTRQSLWGLAIFLALTFLILAIYFRTWKMSAAAIIGLLDVLVITVGVYALAGFEISPAAVIGFLTILSYSLYDTTVVFDKIRENTTEDGEKSARLFGESVNLAVNQTLVRSINTSVVAALPVGAILFIGSFWLGAETLTDISLSIFVGILVATYSTLFVAAPLYSLFRENEPQIKERDARIREARSKASVNA
- a CDS encoding type IV toxin-antitoxin system AbiEi family antitoxin; this encodes MHPAFLYLPGARLSQSELSSARIDGHVVEVGDAYIPADLIEDADVRAQSLIRLVRPGTAASGPTAAWVHGAGDAPPVVHHVKRSVERRLRPHTSARLVFHDSLLAASDVQRLGGIDVSTPERTMLDLATTLHRDPRVMLWIQRLALIFPELPAAAGDRLRAMRRVPGSRVALSALERLVVRTR
- a CDS encoding formate/nitrite transporter family protein, with protein sequence MSYVKPAELVTRMVDAGAYKIQMSTRDTLIRSFMGAALLTIAAAFAVTVSTNTGQPLLGAILFPVGFVILYLLGFDLLTGVFTLAPLAVLDRRPGATIGAVLRNWGLVFIGNFGGAFLVAVLMAIYFTYGFTTAPSAVGDAIGEIGHGRTLGYAEHGAGGMLTLFIRGVLCNWMVSTGVVLAMISDNVVGKIVAMWLPIMLFFYMGFEHSIVNMFLFPSGLLLGADFTIMDYLIWNEIPTVLGNLVGGLLFVAIPLYITYGRTATRKVRVRRGKDARSTEGVAVLVASGVAATSAPRADAEAHGVPEATAEPAAEPANVG
- a CDS encoding DUF349 domain-containing protein encodes the protein MSATEPSKPTPPIPAPPAMPMPRKAPTPATVAPVTTAAVSSSSAAEWGRVAEDGTVEVREGDTWRVVGQYPDGTPDEALAYFVRKFEDIAFKVHALEQRQQAGGASASDLAKQAGHLIDEATDAAAVGDLAGLRDRLNALTASLSEATEQEQQRAKELVDQAIAERTALVERAEAIAARDLSKVQWKQVTAELGELFDAWQAQQQNGPRLSKSVSQQLWKRFRDARATVDKHRRAFYAELDDTHKAARDVKSRLVERAEALAPRGTDGIPAYRTLLDDWKAAGRAGRKADDALWARFKAAGDALYAARAEQSAAEEAESAPKIEAREALLEEAKAVADESNIKRARALLTGIQRQWDELGRIFPREKERALDDKLRTIEQALKAREEVDWKRNNPETKARANDMSSQLLEAIEKLEAELAAAEKTGDKKAAKAASDALEARRAWLSALGD
- the nirB gene encoding nitrite reductase large subunit NirB; translated protein: MDDTAPSTKDILVIGAGMVAHRFVESLLSRADADVRVTVIGDEGRGPYDRVGLTSFFSGATPDDLQLDRSVFKDARVRLVTNDRVLHIDRGARSVRTRSRRTYGYDTLVLATGSFAARVAVDGADLPGCFVYRTLDDVQSLREFVAKRSQMLGRPLRGAVIGGGLLGLEAAGALQGLEVDTTVVQYSDRLMSAQLDQAGGGMLKRLLEARGIRVRTQARTTRLDPDESGAVTALEFQDGSFERADVVVFTVGVRPRDELARNAELDVHPRGGVLIDERCSTSDPDILAIGEVANFDDRCVGLVAPGYAMAEVAATRLLGGDASFPGYDESAKLKLSGVDVASFGDALARTPDALDVVYADPVAGVYKKLVLSDDAQTLLGGILVGDAAAYGALRPLVGAKLGADPSAYLLPEGGNEAPGGELPDEAVVCSCSNVSAGRIRQAVHEEGCRDAAAVKGCTKAGATCGSCVLMVKKVVGQELTKLGQTVSNALCEHFDMSRRQLFDAVRVAELSTFSSIVERFGRGRGCDICKPAIASILSSLVGGHVLEGENAALQDTNDHVMANMQKDGTYSVVPRMPGGEVTPDGLLAIGQIAKDFALYTKITGGQRIDMFGARLEQLPMIWERLVDAGFESGHAYGKSLRTVKSCVGSTWCRFGVLDAVGMAVKLELRYRGLRAPHKLKLGVSGCARECAEARSKDVGVIATETGWNMYVGGNGGFTPRHAQLLASDLDDEGLIRAIDRFFMYYIRTADRLQRTAPWCEDLEGGLDGLRSVIFDDSLGICDDLDAAMAIHVERYEDEWAATLRDPQKLERFRSFVNAADTPDPSLAYVAERGQIRPATTEERRSGAVLIAGTALEVRR